The following coding sequences lie in one Fundulus heteroclitus isolate FHET01 chromosome 20, MU-UCD_Fhet_4.1, whole genome shotgun sequence genomic window:
- the dnah1 gene encoding dynein heavy chain 1, axonemal isoform X10 — protein MIPRRPTGPKPTYVRHRVSLPLALERPECAASSSKVATVKTPWEECRGNIPTDASEQSESAMIPRRPTGPKPTYVRHRVSLPLALESEVHLPTVCAERPECAASSSKVATVKTPWEECRGNIPTYASEQSESSYFSIGGDTPKVQIAYRTLPGYAPRELVIERIRRQYLVLDLENLLAEKGIETNSLMPRHLNSTDPTTPASDNVSSPFLSLEIFDNEDYDCRTPEDWLALGENEGSPGRKPIPAKALLLKEDPTSPNPEYSWHLVGVLDYCKEKCQYLVQKVLPCSNKNDEEGQPDEKTGHGKTVNLLHGGSEHWVPRIRLLFKAEDPRIFAERIEFALSMRNSAEVQLLYSTSVDCMPIWEGNPSLGDDSLQRIKTFVQSACGFEPKIFERCIKDLEKEAKLEYDRIMNRMVFDKIVTKNSEEFSEISLPPRDAEYVPQNGCVPVPPFNFEKKQAEFALNSLLNRPEVISVLPRILSECHKITNMRLFNVTLRKPLRLDEFDLIQSQVQHEIVTYIQKNWVISLSNSIRTASDSLASGCSRNESYFTVFRLMKVVVFRMRNSLRSLVLDSLGALSDFLLEACHCVLPRPPDLVWGSDLISSPYKPKKTPLFYVDLVLDETGVHYSTPLEDFETSITKLFRCAIAVTHKVPQLYKFVMKKLVTMGSLLLEPMSFYEEEVRELEEKVRSTLIEAAMPLRAYAAEYEKHSDLHNLDLEAFKSQNAEQTPEEVTIQVKHHLEEMEKLQCSLPSSIDIGPFCVRVESVRQSLITKRKALANTLLENFALTLRKQTESASEKCNVISRMLWEKPNSIEELTEKREWMKQIPKQLKSYKEVLAKILLDFEVLEEFCYNISNEDLNKKWTAIWWPQRISQQMEAVYIQHEEDEKRFHKIQLADHNKFEEQLDSLQSIIAEFAGHADVDLAHEMANKVKRTGRQLKQCQTLALTYNTREHLLNLPVSNFDRLPKLVDDCQPFIDLWTTISDWLRWNEIWFNAPLSSIEAEQLDHIVTTAQKNMSNCIEQFSGNPDIQTMASEMLNKMEGFQPFSLLIQCLRNPGMKSYHWEMISERINIKVRPKANMNLTRYIELGLLNHLDEIARVAETAAKEYSIEQALEKMEEEWATVVFDVLPYKDIEKCILKVPDEIFQMLDDHIVKTQNLFFSPVKNVLEGRLNTWERKLRMTQEVLEEWLSCQRAWLTMEPICSSEGVKQQLKQGTTYKHIVRRWKNIMSVDFRDQNVIELCQNVQLLNNLKRCNIFLENVQKSVTGYLEEKRSSFPRFSFLPDVELLDILSQSEDPTAVQRLLHKCFENISQLQFESDLQITHVYSKEGERVKLSLPVAPVGNVDDWLSDLEKSIKTTLKDSIASALKDYSVRPHVEWVLSWPGQVVMASFQVFWTAEVSGALEKGDLADRLHPVLQNQLADLVQLMRGNLTKLQQAVLSSLIVIEVHAKDVLSKLMEEQVTTIDDFEWISQLRYYWIKEDLYIQDMNAEFLYGYEYLGNSSRLVVTPLTKRCYLALTRALNLKLGGGIAGPTGAGKTETVKDLGKALAVHTVVFNCADQLRTFAVRTFLKGLASSGAWACLDDIIGVDVEVLSVMAQQISTIQKAQQQQADHFVFEGVEIPLVPSCAIFFTMNSGHSTYTEMPGSLKALFRPVSLMIPDYAVIAEISLYSSGFLNAKALSKKIDAFFRFSFEQLGSQDHYNFGMRAVKTVISVAGNLRSDNPDMNEELICLQAIRDTSLAQFSQDDLELSSAILMDLFHEAKTAPTSYGILEQSLRNVCIAKNLKDVDEFINKCIQLYRTSVVRHGLMLVGPPASGKTKCYEVLGAALTALEDQPSTEGGVYRAVQISVINPTSISVQQLYGNYSTNSHDYHWKDGILPALLRKGAASVDKKTQWFILDGPLDPGWMDGLNSLLDDSKKLCLSSGEFLHLTDEMSVMFEAQDLAGASPATVSRCGLVYLEPSMLGLLSLTECWLKRVPEALRPYTEQMNSLFSRFLQDSVAFVRSSVKEVIPSLDSNLACSLLKLMDCFFCPYNTKEGEKPPAREKLDRLTDLIEPWFFFSLVWSVGATGDADSRQRFSAWLRSKMAEEQVQLPFPEDGLVYDYKLDYDDHEERKIQWVSWMIYPKNVVMNPRANYADIFVPTADTERTSFLMDLLLTNRKSLLCVGPAGAGKTLTMTNKLLGNMPAEIDTHALVFSASTSANQTQDYIESKLNKRRKGVLGPPVGKQIIIFIDDLNMPVSEMCGAQPPFELLRQWMEQGGWYDRTQRGTFNHLVDMTLACAMGSSGGGQNAINQRFTRHFHILSFNGTEDTSKTIFSGILGSWMGPAPEIQALQESLVHASIQIYTAVTSHLLPTPAKCHYTFNLRDLSKVFQGILMAEAHTIKDKLQLLRLWYHESCRVFQDRLVCASDRDWLNSLLKDCIQGFDCHFEDVVPHLPVLYGDFACPESDQNVYAAIEDKEDLAKVMELYVEDYNHSNRTRKPLVLFMDAIEHVCRISRILRQPLGHALLLGVHGSGRHSLTKLASDICGYRSFQIEVSKNYDQTEWRKDIKNHMFSAGLLDQKITFIFDETQIKWESFLEDICNILNSGDVPNLYTLEEQERILKAMRPVVEGQGQQPTEANLMAAYKRKVNSNFHLVLCMSPIGEAFRARLRQFPSLVKCCTIDWFDAWPEEALQAVAESFINGLPEPEVSPMTKKALTLACVKIHKLVARKSEQFQKELSRHNYITPKSYTELLKVLTDLTGCKKQELGRAQQRINTGLDKLCGKAEEVRKLQEEREMMQSLLEEAAKDVEVTMETICNNSAFAEKIRKSVQEEEANLSEKECFARTISANAQGDLGEALKVVDKALASLKSLDTNSLTEVQITDQLPRGVKLVLEAICIMKGIEPVKVPKEKPGTSFDDYLEPAKSLLQEPADFLESLYNYDKDNIPDDVIRSVQPYIDDEEFQPDSTVEASIACSSICQWVRAMYEYHFMVKAVEPKRQALQEAKEDLAATQQFLYDVKKKLATLEESNHSLQAKYQECLAKKEDLDNKYQLTEAQLVRAKKLVDGLAEEEELWKETGKHLDRLVHNLAGDMLLCAGYVTYLGPFSGEYRAAVVAEWLHCFKELSLPHTDEANLINSLGDPVEINSWKISGLPKDTFSLENSIIAQYSLRWPLFIDPQGQANKWIKTMERENDLRVLRLSDSNYLQGLKNALVDGKPCLLENVGEELDPAIKPLLLLQTFEEESKTVLRLGDWVVPFSEGFKLYITTKLPNPHYSPEVSDSITLINFTVSPSGLEEQLLSLVVTEELPDLEEAKNQLVITNAKMALELKEIQDEILSHLGSAEGNSVAEDLNPELEASKIKAGEIKAKMLAAKKTEQDIDATRLRFSPVAERAQILFFCVSELSNLDPTYQYTLEWFLGIFMAAVGDSDPADTVEKRISDIKDGLTFSLYRNVCRSLFEKHKVAFALSLCARIMMNEKKIKPIEWRFLLSGGKPVHQLPCSVVAWVSDRAWQNILELSALDDFGGLAESFTRHLQGFRRIVDSKHPHREPLPGEWDSRLNSFQKLLVLRCLRPDCLIYGVQDFVSAQLGQRYTEPQMSDLSVIFKESSPTNPIILILSTGTDPAADIYKLADAVHFTKKVIAVSLGQGQVPLAEAMMRTAMKTGQWIIFQNCHMAPDWLPTLEQLPELISPVNVDKDFRLWLTSIPFKKIPVSILQNGAKMVIEPPRGIRARLERAYLSFTDELMSSSSKESQFKPLLLSLCLFHGVALERRRFGPLGFNIPYDFTEEDLHICVSQLKTFVDEYQDIPYKVLKHTAGEVNYGGHLTDNWDRRCLLTLLEDFYCPAVLGADHVYSGVYRQVDSNLDIKEI, from the exons ATGATCCCCAGAAGACCAACTGGACCGAAGCCTACTTATGTAAGGCACAGAGTCTCGCTGCCATTGGCCCTAGAGCGACCGGAATGTGCTGCGAGCTCATCAAAGG TTGCAACTGTCAAGACTCCCTGGGAAGAGTGCAGGGGCAACATTCCCACTGACGCTTCAGAGCAGTCAGAGAGTGCAATGATCCCCAGAAGACCGACTGGACCAAAGCCTACTTATGTAAGGCACAGAGTCTCGCTGCCATTGGCCCTAGAGTCGGAAGTCCACTTACCCACGGTTTGTGCCGAGCGACCGGAATGTGCTGCGAGCTCATCAAAGG TTGCAACTGTCAAGACTCCCTGGGAAGAGTGCAGGGGCAACATTCCCACTTACGCTTCAGAGCAGTCAGAGAGTTCGTATTTCTCCATTGGTGGGGATACACCCAAAGTTCAAATTGCCTACCGCACCCTCCCTGGCTACGCTCCTCGCGAGTTAGTGATAGAGAG AATTCGTAGACAATACTTGGTTCTAGACTTAGAGAACCTCTTGGCAGAAAAAGGCATCGAGACCAACAGCTTGATGCCAAGACATCTGAACAGTACTGATCCTACGACTCCAGCATCAGACAATGTGTCATCGCCCTTCCTTTCACTTGAG ATATTTGACAATGAGGATTACGACTGCCGGACACCAGAAGACTGGCTTGCTCTGGGCGAAAATGAAGGATCACCCGGTCGAAAGCCTATTCCTGCAAAAGCCTTGCTGCTTAAAG agGATCCAACAAGTCCAAACCCTGAGTACAGCTGGCATTTAGTTGGGGTCCTTGACTACTGTAAGGAAAAATGTCAGTACTTAGTGCAGAAGGTCCTCCCATGCAGCAATAAGAACGACGAGGAAGGACAACCTGATGAAAAAACAGGACACGGGAAAA CGGTAAACCTTTTACACGGAGGCTCTGAGCACTGGGTGCCGAGAATCAGGCTGTTGTTCAAAGCCGAGGATCCTCGAATCTTCGCCGAGCGAATCGAGTTTGCTCTGAGCATGAGGAACAGCGCGGAGGTTCAGCTCCTGTACAGCACGTCCGTGGACTGCATGCCCATCTGGGAGGGGAATCCGTCCCTCGGCGACGACAGTCTGCAGCGCATCAAGACGTTCGTCCAGTCAGCTTGTGGCTTTGAGCCGAAAAT ATTTGAGAGATGTATAAAAGACTTGGAGAAGGAGGCCAAACTGGAATATGATCGGATTATGAACCGCATGGTGTTTGACAAAATTGTGACGAAAAACTCTGAGGAGTTTTCAGAGATCTCTTTGCCACCAAGAGACGCTGAATATGTACCGCAAAATG GATGTGTTCCAGTTCCTCCCTTTAACTTTGAGAAGAAGCAAGCTGAATTTGCCCTGAACTCTTTGCTGAACCGACCGGAGGTGATCAGTGTGTTGCCTCGGATTTTGTCTGAGTGCcacaaaataacaaacatgAGGCTGTTCAATGTGACGTTGCGCAAACCCCTTCGACTTGACGAATTTGACCTCATCCAGTCTCAAGTTCAGCATGAG ATTGTCACGTATATCCAGAAGAACTGGGTCATCTCGTTGAGCAACAGCATCCGCACCGCCAGTGATTCCCTAGCCAGCGGCTGCTCTCGGAACGAGTCCTACTTCACCGTATTCAGACTGATGAAAGTGGTGGTCTTCAGAATGAGGAACTCCCTGCGCAGCCTTGTGCTAGATTCCCTGGGCGCCCTGAGCGACTTCCTTCTGGAGGCTTGTCACTGTGTGCTGCCGCGTCCTCCGGACCTGGTCTGGGGTAGTGACCTGATCAGTAGCCCGTACAA GCCGAAAAAAACCCCTCTGTTTTATGTGGATCTGGTTTTGGACGAAACTGGGGTTCATTACAGCACTCCACTAGAAGATTTTGAAACATCCATCACAAAATTGTTCAGGTGTGCCATTGCGGTCACGCACAAAGTTCCGCAGCTTTATAAG TTTGTGATGAAGAAATTGGTCACCATGGGCAGTTTGTTGCTTGAGCCAATGAGTTTCTACGAAGAAGAAGTAAGAGAGCTGGAGGAAAAAGTCCGGAGCACCCTGATAGAAGCAGCTATGCCTCTCAGGGCCTATGCTGCCGAGTATGAGAAACACTCAGACCTACACAATTTGGACTTGGAAGCTTTCAA GTCTCAGAATGCAGAGCAGACCCCTGAAGAGGTGACAATACAGGTCAAACATCATCTCGAAGAAATGGAGAAGCTTCAATGCTCCCTGCCATCTTCCATTGATATCGGCCCATTTTGTGTGCGTGTCGAGTCTGTACGACAGTCTCTGATAACGAAGCGAAAGGCTTTGGCCAACACGCTCCTGGAAAACTTTGCTCTGACACTACGCAAGCAGACTGAAAGT GCAAGTGAAAAGTGTAACGTCATAAGCAGAATGCTGTGGGAGAAACCCAACAGCATCGAGGAACTGACTGAAAAGAGAGAATGGATGAAACAAATACCTAAGCAACTCAAGAGTTACAAA GAAGTTCTTGCCAAGATCTTGCTGGATTTTGAAGTGCTGGAAGAATTTTGCTACAATATTTCAAATGAGGATCTTAACAAAAA GTGGACAGCAATTTGGTGGCCACAAAGGATAAGCCAACAGATGGAGGCAGTATACATCCAACATGAAGAGGATGAGAAGCGCTTCCACAAGATCCAACTAGCAGACCATAACAAATTTGAGGAGCAACTTGACTCTCTCCAG AGCATCATTGCTGAGTTTGCTGGACATGCCGACGTCGATCTCGCCCATGAGATGGCCAACAAGGTGAAGCGTACAGGAAGGCAGCTCAAGCAGTGCCAAACGTTGGCACTAACCTACAACACCAGAGAGCATCTGCTCAATTTGCCGGTCTCCAAC TTTGACCGCCTGCCAAAACTGGTAGATGACTGCCAGCCTTTTATAGACCTCTGGACCACCATTTCTGACTGGCTACGTTGGAATGAAATCTGGTTCAATGCTCCACTGTCTTCAATCGAAGCTGAGCAGCTTGATCACATTGTCACTACTGCccaaaaaaacatgagcaacTGTATTGAACAGTTCAGTGGAAATCCTG ACATCCAAACAATGGCAAGTGAAATGCTTAACAAGATGGAGGGGTTCCAGCCGTTCTCCCTTCTGATTCAGTGCCTAAGGAACCCAGGAATGAAGAGTTACCACTGGGAGATGATTTCAGAACGCATTAACATCAAAGTGAGACCAAAAGCAAACATGAATCTCACTCGCTACATAGAGCTTGGCCTTCTCAACCACTTGGATGAAATAGCTCGTGTGGCCGAGACTGCTGCCAAAGAATACAGCATTGAACAG GCTCTGGAAAAGATGGAAGAAGAGTGGGCGACGGTTGTCTTTGACGTGCTTCCCTACAAGGACATAGAAAAGTGCATCCTAAAGGTTCCAGATGAAATATTCCAGATGCTGGACGACCATATTGTCAAAACTCAGAACCTGTTCTTCTCCCCGGTCAAAAACGTACTTGAGGGTCGCCTCAACACCTGGGAGAGAAAGCTCAGAATGACGCAA GAGGTTCTGGAAGAGTGGCTGTCATGCCAGCGTGCTTGGCTGACCATGGAGCCCATCTGTAGCTCCGAGGGTGTCAAACAGCAGCTGAAGCAAGGAACAACGTACAAGCACATAGTGCGACGCTGGAAAAACATCATGAGCGTCGACTTTCGCGATCAAAAC GTCATTGAGTTGTGCCAAAATGTTCAGCTGCTAAACAACCTGAAGCGCTGCAACATCTTTTTGGAAAATGTTCAGAAAAGTGTTACTGGATACCTGGAGGAAAAAAGAAGCTCCTTTCCCAG gttttccttcctgccaGACGTTGAGCTTCTGGACATCTTGTCCCAGTCCGAAGATCCCACTGCTGTTCAACGACTACTTCAcaaatgctttgagaacatctcacAG TTGCAGTTTGAGTCAGACCTACAGATCACACATGTGTACTCCAAAGAAGGGGAACGGGTCAAACTGTCCCTCCCAGTAGCACCCGTTGGGAATGTGGACGACTGGCTGAGTGACTTAGAAAAGTCTATCAAGACTACTTTGAAGGACAGCATTGCGAGTGCTCTCAAAGATTATTCTGTG CGACCTCACGTTGAGTGGGTGTTATCATGGCCTGGCCAGGTGGTGATGGCTAGCTTTCAGGTTTTCTGGACTGCTGAGGTGTCTGGGGCTTTGGAGAAGGGAGACTTGGCTGATCGTCTCCATCCGGTGCTACAGAATCAG ctTGCTGATTTAGTGCAGCTAATGAGAGGAAATCTCACTAAGTTGCAGCAAGCTGTGTTGTCCTCCCTCATCGTGATAGAAGTCCATGCAAAGGATGTACTCTCCAAACTGATGGAGGAGCAAGTGACAACCATCGATGACTTTGAGTGGATCAGCCAGCTTAG ATATTACTGGATAAAAGAGGACCTGTATATCCAAGACATGAATGCAGAATTCTTGTACGGATACGAATATCTTGGCAACTCTAGTCGCCTGGTCGTTACCCCGCTCACTAAGAG ATGCTACCTCGCCCTTACGAGAGCGCTAAACCTAAAGCTTGGGGGCGGCATCGCTGGCCCAACAGGGGCGGGAAAGACAGAAACCGTTAAAGATCTCGGAAAGGCTTTGGCCGTCCACACTGTAGTTTTCAACTGTGCCGATCAGCTCCGTACCTTTGCAGTGAGAACATTTCTTAAAGGGCTAgccag CTCTGGTGCTTGGGCTTGCTTGGATGACATCATTGGGGTTGATGTGGAGGTTCTCTCTGTTATGGCCCAACAGATCTCCACAATACAGAAGGCCCAGCAGCAACAG GCTGACCATTTTGTATTTGAGGGAGTGGAGATCCCTTTAGTCCCTTCTTGTGCCATATTCTTCACCATGAACTCTGGTCACTCTACTTACACAGAAATGCCTGGCAGTCTGAAG GCTCTGTTCCGCCCTGTCTCCTTGATGATCCCTGATTATGCTGTGATCGCCGAGATCTCCTTGTACTCCTCAGGCTTCCTTAATGCCAAAGCCCTCTCCAAAAAGATTGATGCATTTTTCAGGTTCTCATTTGAACAACTAGGCTCTCAG gaTCATTATAACTTTGGCATGAGAGCCGTAAAGACTGTGATATCTGTAGCTGGAAACCTGAGGAGTGACAACCCCGACATGAATGAg GAGTTAATCTGTCTTCAGGCAATTCGAGATACAAGCCTAGCACAGTTTTCCCAGGACGACCTGGAACTTTCCAGTGCCATTCTCATGGATCTTTTCCATGAAGCAAAAACAGCGCCCACGAGCTACGGCATTCTGGAGCAGTCGCTGCGTAATGTCTGCATTGCAAAGAACCTCAAGGATGTGGACG aGTTTATCAACAAGTGCATTCAGCTGTATCGCACCAGTGTGGTGAGACATGGTCTGATGCTGGTTGGACCTCCTGCATCTGGTAAAACCAAG TGTTACGAGGTTCTAGGTGCTGCATTAACAGCTCTGGAGGACCAGCCTTCTACGGAGGGCGGTGTTTATCGGGCCGTCCAGATTTCTGTCATCAACCCAACATCCATCAGTGTGCAGCAGCTCTATGGAAACTACTCTACGAACTCTCACGACTATCACTG GAAGGACGGTATCCTCCCAGCTCTTCTTCGCAAAGGAGCAGCTTCTGTGGACAAAAAGACACAGTGGTTCATATTGGATGGACCTCTGGATCCtgggtggatggatggcttGAACTCTCTTCTGGATGACAGCAAAAAGCTATGCCTTAGCTCCGGGGAATTTCTACATCTCACTGAT GAAATGTCCGTGATGTTTGAGGCGCAGGACCTGGCAGGGGCATCTCCAGCCACAGTCTCTCGCTGCGGTTTGGTCTACCTGGAGCCCAGTATGTTGGGTCTCCTCTCTCTCACGGAGTGCTGGCTGAAGCGGGTTCCTGAGGCTTTGAGGCCGTACACGGAGCAGATGAACTCACTGTTTTCTAGGTTCCTGCAG GACTCAGTTGCGTTTGTGCGCTCATCAGTAAAGGAGGTCATCCCATCTCTGGACAGCAACCTTGCCTGTAGTCTCCTTAAACTGATGGATTGCTTCTTTTGTCCCTACAACACCAAAGAG GGCGAGAAGCCACCAGCTCGAGAGAAACTGGATCGCCTCACTGACCTGATAGAACCCTGGTTCTTTTTTTCGCTGGTGTGGAGCGTGGGGGCGACCGGAGACGCCGACAGCCGGCAACGCTTCAGTGCCTGGCTCAGGAGCAAAATGGCAGAAGAACAG GTTCAATTACCTTTCCCTGAGGATGGTCTAGTTTATGACTACAAGCTTGATTATGATGACCACGAGGAAAGAAAA ATACAGTGGGTCAGCTGGATGATATATCCCAAAAATGTTGTCATGAATCCAAGAGCAAATTACGCAGACATATTTGTTCCAACTGCTGACACAGAGAGAACGTCTTTCCTGATGGATTTGCTGCTTACCAACAGGAAATCT TTGCTGTGTGTTGGACCTGCTGGTGCTGGAAAGACCCTGACCATGACCAACAAGCTGCTGGGGAACATGCCGGCAGAAATCGATACACATGCTCTCGTGTTCTCTGCAAGCACATCGGCCAATCAGACTCAAGATTACATTGAAAGCAAGCTAAACAAAAG GCGGAAAGGCGTCCTTGGACCTCCAGTGGGGAAGCAAATTATCATCTTCATCGATGACCTGAACATGCCCGTGTCAGAAATGTGTGGGGCTCAGCCTCCTTTTGAACTTCTGAGGCAGtggatggagcaggggggctgGTACGACAGGACCCAGAGAG GAACGTTCAATCACTTAGTGGACATGACTTTAGCTTGTGCCATGGGCAGCTCAGGAGGAGGCCAAAATGCCATTAATCAACGCTTCACACGGCACTTCCACATCCTGTCCTTTAATGGCACGGAGGACAccagcaaaacaattttttcagGGATTCTTGGAAGCTGGATGG gaccTGCTCCAGAAATCCAGGCACTGCAGGAGTCTCTTGTGCACGCCTCTATTCAAATTTACACCGCCGTTACCTCCCACCTCCTCCCAACTCCAGCAAAGTGCCATTACACCTTTAACCTCCGAGACCTGTCTAAGGTCTTTCAGGGCATACTGATGGCTGAGGCACACACCATAAAG GATAAACTACAGCTACTTCGCCTGTGGTACCACGAAAGCTGCCGGGTTTTCCAGGATCGTCTGGTTTGTGCCAGTGATAGAGACTGGCTCAACAGTCTGCTGAAGGACTGCATTCAAGGGTTCGACTGCCACTTTGAAGACGTTGTACCCCACCTTCCTGTTTTGTATGGAGACTTCGCTTGTCCTGAGTCCGACCAGAATGTCTATGCAGCTATAGAAGACAAGGAAGAT CTCGCAAAAGTGATGGAACTGTATGTCGAAGACTACAATCACAGCAACAGGACCAGGAAGCCTCTGGTGCTTTTCATGGATGCCATTGAGCACGTGTGTCGGATCAGCCGCATCCTACGCCAGCCCCTCGGCCACGCCCTGTTGCTTGGAGTGCATGGCAGCGGCCGCCATTCGCTCACTAAACTAGCCTCAGACAT ATGTGGATATCGATCTTTCCAAATTGAAGTGTCTAAGAACTATGATCAAACCGAGTGGAGAAAGGATATTAAAAACCACATGTTCTCTGCTGGTCTTTTGGACCAGAAGATCACATTCATCTTTGATGAAACCCAG ATTAAGTGGGAGTCCTTTCTGGAGGATATCTGCAACATTTTGAACAGTGGGGATGTTCCCAACCTGTACACACTAGAGGAACAAGAGCGTATCCTAAAAGCAATGAGGCCGGTGGTGGAAGGCCAGGGCCAGCAGCCGACAGAAGCTAATCTTATGGCTGCCTACAAGAGGAAAGTTAACAGCAACTTTCACCTGGTTCTCTGCATGAG TCCTATAGGTGAGGCATTTCGCGCACGGTTGAGGCAGTTTCCTTCTCTGGTGAAATGCTGCACCATAGACTGGTTTGACGCCTGGCCAGAGGAAGCTCTGCAGGCTGTGGCTGAATCATTTATAAATGGGCTACCTGAGCCGGAAGTCAGTCCCATGACTAAGAAAGCACTG ACATTGGCATGTGTGAAGATCCACAAGCTGGTGGCCAGGAAGAGTGAGCAGTTCCAGAAAGAGCTATCTCGACACAATTACATCACACCTAAGAGCTACACAGAACTGCTCAAAGTCCTCACAGATCTCACTGGATGCAAGAAACAAGAGCTAGGCAGAGCTCAACAGCGCATAAACACCGGTCTCGACAAG CTTTGTGGCAAAGctgaggaggtgaggaagtTGCAAGAGGAGCGGGAGATGATGCAATCTCTTTTGGAGGAGGCTGCTAAAGATGTTGAAGTAACTATGGAGACCATTTGC AACAATTCAGCATTCGCAGAGAAGATCCGCAAGTCAGTGCAAGAAGAAGAGGCTAACCTTTCAGAGAAAGAATGTTTTGCCAGGACAATCTCTGCCAATGCACAGGGAGACCTGGGTGAGGCTTTAAAAGTTGTGGATAAAGCTCTCGCTAGCCTGAAGTCCCTCGACACAAACAGCCTCACTGAG GTCCAAATCACTGATCAACTTCCCCGGGGGGTAAAGCTTGTGCTTGAAGCAATTTGCATCATGAAAGGCATCGAACCTGTAAAGGTTCCTAAAGAGAAGCCTGGCACCAGCTTTGATGACTACTTGGAACCTGCTAAAAGTCTCCTACAAGAACCTGCCGATTTTTTGGAGAGCCTCTACAACTATGACAAG GACAACATTCCGGATGATGTGATCCGTTCGGTGCAGCCCTACATCGACGATGAAGAGTTTCAGCCTGACTCCACTGTCGAGGCTTCCATTGCCTGCAGCTCTATTTGCCAGTGGGTGCGAGCCATGTATGAATATCACTTTATGGTCAAAGCTGTGGAACCAAAAAGG CAAGCTCTCCAGGAGGCTAAAGAGGACCTAGCAGCCACGCAGCAGTTTCTTTACGACGTCAAGAAGAAACTGGCAACTCTGGAAGAAAGCAATCACTCTTTACAGGCCAAGTACCAAGAATGTCTGGCTAAGAAGGAAGATCTGGACAACAAATATCAACTGACTGAAGCTCAACTCGTCAGAGCAAAAAAG TTGGTAGATGGGCtcgcagaagaagaagagctcTGGAAGGAGACAGGGAAACATCTTGACCGTTTGGTTCATAATCTAGCTGGAGACATGCTTCTGTGTGCAGGATACGTCACTTACCTGGGACCCTTCTCG ggcGAGTACCGGGCGGCCGTAGTAGCAGAATGGCTTCATTGTTTCAAAGAGCTGAGTCTTCCTCACACTGATGAAGCTAACCTGATCAACAGTTTAGGAGATCCTGTCGAGATCAACTCTTGgaag ATTTCAGGATTGCCCAAGGACACATTTTCATTGGAGAATAGTATAATTGCCCAGTATTCTCTCCGCTGGCCACTGTTTATAGATCCTCAGGGGCAAGCCAACAAATGGATCAAAACCATG GAACGGGAGAATGATCTGAGGGTTTTGAGGCTCAGTGACAGTAATTACCTCCAAGGTCTGAAGAATGCTTTAGTTGATGGTAAACCTTGCCTGCTGGAGAACGTAGGAGAGGAGCTTGATCCCGCTATAAAGCCGCTCTTGTTGCTTCAG ACCTTCGAGGAGGAAAGCAAAACAGTGCTGAGGCTGGGGGACTGGGTGGTTCCGTTCTCTGAGGGCTTCAAGTTGTACATTACCACCAAGCTGCCAAACCCACATTACTCTCCGGAGGTTTCTGACAGCATCACCCTCATTAATTTCACTGTGTCACCCAG CGGcctggaggagcagctgctcaGCCTGGTGGTAACTGAGGAGCTTCCAGACTTGGAGGAGGCAAAGAACCAGCTAGTAATAACAAATGCCAAAATGGCCCTGGAGCTCAAAGAAATCCAGGATGAGATCCTGTCACATCTGGGCTCTGCAGAGGGGAACTCTGTGGCTGAAGATTTAAATCCAGAGTTGGAGGCTTCTAAGATCAAAGCTGGGGAGATCAAG GCTAAAATGCTGGCGGCGAAGAAGACGGAGCAGGATATTGACGCCACCCGTCTCAGGTTCTCACCAGTGGCCGAGCGAGCCCAGATTCTCTTCTTTTGTGTGTCAGAGCTGTCCAATCTTGACCCAACGTACCAGTACACTCTCGAATGGTTCCTTGGCATATTCATGGCTGCCGTTGGCGACAGTGACCCAGCAG ACACGGTGGAGAAGAGAATCAGCGACATTAAAGACGGTTTGACCTTCAGCCTGTACAGGAATGTATGCCGCAGCCTGTTTGAGAAACACAAAGTCGCGTTTGCTCTTTCTCTGTGTGCTCGCATCATGATGAACGAGAAGAAGATTAAACCC ATCGAGTGGAGGTTCCTCCTCTCTGGAGGCAAGCCTGTCCACCAGCTGCCTTGCTCGGTGGTCGCCTGGGTGTCGGATCGGGCCTGGCAGAACATTTTAGAGCTCAGCGCTCTGGATGACTTTGGGGGACTGGCAGAAAGCTTCACACGGCATCTGCAGGGCTTCAGGAGAATTGTCGACAGCAAGCACCCCCACAG AGAGCCGCTCCCAGGAGAATGGGATTCCAGACTGAACTCCTTCCAGAAGTTGCTGGTGCTGCGCTGTCTGCGGCCTGACTGCCTGATTTACGGCGTACAGGACTTTGTGTCTGCTCAGCTGGGGCAGCGCTACACAGAGCCTCAG